ATGCGGGTGTAGTTGCTTGTCCTGCTATGTCCGAACGCCATGGCCACCGCTTGATCCACCTGTCGGAGAAAAGTCGGGGGAAGAGTTCGCAGTGAGCACGGAGAACAAGATGCATGCAAGAATGGACCTCGCTTGCAAGCGAAGGTAGAGAATTCTAGTGCGTTGGTATTGTCGTCGTACCATGTCGGACACGCCCTCGGCGGCGATCCTGACGATCTCGGACGTCGAGGCGCCGCCGGTGGCACCGGCGGCGGGGCGCTGCTCGCCCTCGCCGCTGCCGATGGAGATCACCAGCAGGTCCTCCACGCCGGAGGCCAGCGGGAACTCGCGCTTGTTGTTGAGCACGTGCGTGATGGCCGCCGCCGTGGGGTTGCCGAGCGCCACGCCGCCGCCCACGGCCACGATGCGGGTCGACCCGTCGCACGACCGCACCTCCACCGCCGAGGACGAGCGGTCCGAGCCGGCGCAGGTCGCGGCGCACACGTCGCGCAGGCGGAAGTCGTAGGCCGGCTTCTCGACGGCGTCGGCGCGGGAGAACAGGAACGGCGCCCCCGTGGCCAGGTCGTAGCACGGGACGAGCACCGGCCGCGCCGTGTCTCGCAGTGTCAggtcgccgaacaccttgcggaaGGCGGCGGCGCCGGCCGGGCGCCGGAGCAGCGCGCGGAGGCTCCCGGAAGAAGACGACCAGCCGCGGCGGAGGCTGCGGACGAGGAACGCGAGTGCGTCCTCCGCGGAGTAGAGCGGCCGCGCGTCGTCCTTGCCGTGCGCCACCAGCATGGCCGCGAGCACGCCGCCGGCGCCGGAGCCCGCTGCCACGTCGAAGAAGTCCGCCAGACGCGCCTTGGGGTCCCCAGTGCGCCGCCGCAGCGACGCCTCCAGCCTCACCAGCGCCGCTCCGGCGAGCAGCCCGTCGGCGGCGCGCCCCCCGCCGTCGATCGACAGGATGCACACCTTACCGGCCTGCGCCCGCGGGGGCGTCGCCTTCCCAGACGCTGCCGGTGTATGCGGCGAGCCTCCGCCGAAGAGAAGCTTGGGGTCGTCGTAGCCGAACAGGAACTTGCTCTCGAGGATGGAGAAGATCTCGTAGGTGAGCTTGTCCacgtccatggcggcggccggCCCCACTGGAGCCGCTTCCATCCTCTGGTCGACGCCGGCCGGAGCGCGCGCACCAAGCTGAGAGGAGGGGTTCTGCGTTCTGCTGTGTGCGCACGGGGGCGGGCGTGGAGAGCAGAGCACCGAGCAGTTGCCGGCATTTTATAGTGgcgggaagggagaaagaggcgtGGGTTCGTGGCGTTGACTCGTCCGGCCCACGGTGGCGCGAGCTGAGACCGGACTCCAGTAATTTATTTTCCTTATATACTACTCGTACTACTTTGTACAGTAATTGGTGTGACAAGGATCGTGACTGTCAGACCAAGTGTGAGGACTCGCTCAAAAAAGAAAAAGTGTGAGGAGGATTGTGAATGgtgatttttttcttcaaaaatgcTAAACCTACGGGTTTACTACggcctactttagtgatctaaacgcgctCTTATATTTCATTTTGAAGGGAGTACTAAACTTCTCTCCTGAATGTCGGATTGGGGATCACTTTCCCAACTGATAGCCAACCACAAATTGGCACGTGCACTATTTCGTGGTCAACCAATAATACCCCTATAAAGCTCTGTATGTGTAGTATTATTATTAAAATGTTTTCTTTTACGAGGAGTGAGTTGTTTGATCGATGTCCAATGTGACATGGAAAGAGCTCGAATGGCGATGGGTCGGGTTTTGAACAGGCCCAGCGCTGCCACACTATATACAAGCCTCCATTTCGCATCGACCCTCATCAAGATGTTCATGGATAGAAATTTATGTTTGTGATGTTGTGCATATACCCAATGGTTATCCACATCCATGAAGTACCGATCGGAAATAacccttcttttttcttttttttgcggaaAAGGAACTTTTCATTCATCAGCCATGGCGATTACATTCAGAGATGGCGATGCTAGCTATTTCCACACGAGAGTTTTGAAGCCAATAGGTCGTGCGCTGTTACGAGCGTCCCATACAAGCAAGGGTATGACTTACTACATTTGCATATCTGCTAATTTTATCTAGACTAATGTTCCTTTGATAAGCTAGAATCCTTCTAATCTAATTGACTTGGTTCATATACCTCGAGCGCTCAACATCTTTAGATTGCACCATCTTCAACAACTCAACGCAGTCCGTCTTCACAACCAACGTCAAGTTGGACCAGTGAAGCGCAAGTCAAAGCCCTTCGTCCATGGCCATCATCTTCGCTTACAGTGGATCACCACAATTAAGGAGCACCCGCATCGCGGAGAAGATGACTGCTCCTTCATGATCCTGTAGGATCATCCCAGCCCCGGCTGTACCATCAGTGGCAGAGCTAGAGAAGAAATGTTGGAGGAGTGAAAGGCAAATACATCAATCTTGAGGGGGGCAAAGACTATACTTTTTCTAATTAAGCACTTCTAAAAAATAATTCTTCAGACAATTTGTCAAGGTTGGNNNNNNNNNNNNNNNNNNNNNNNNNNNNNNNNNNNNNNNNNNNNNNNNNNNNNNNNNNNNNNNNNNNNNNNNNNNNNNNNNNNNNNNNNNNNNNNNNNNNNNNNNNNNNNNNNNNNNNNNNNNNNNNNNNNNNNNNNNNNNNNNNNNNNNNNNNNNNNNNNNNNNNNNNNNNNNNNNNNNNNNNNNNNNNNNNNNNNNNNNNNNNNNNNNNNNNNNNNNNNNNNNNNNNNNNNNNNNNNNNNNTTCCAGTGTGTACCATACTCTTTCAAAAAAGCACCATCTATATTCAATTTAGCATAATTCACATCAATGGACTtccgttgtgttgttgttgttgttgttgttgttgttgttgttgttgttgttgttgttgttgttgttgttgttgttgttgttgttgttgttgttgtttcatgTGTGTACTTTGACATGCTTCCTAAGTAATCGATCACCTGCTTACCCTTCATTTGTGTCCTAGCAGATAGACTCGCTCGGAGGAACTTGCAACATCCATCGTTTTGTGTTCTTTTTTTATCAGGTAGATGAGCATGTTAGTCATCTATTTCTTAGATGCTATTTCACGCGTGAGATTTGGTACAATATGTTGTTGCCGGTTCGGTTGCATTGATAGGTTCACACCTGACGCTATTGTGACTATCAAGGAGTGGTGGCCTCCAGTGAGTTCGGCTGTCCCAGGTCGCAACTAGAAGAAATTTAATGCCCTCAAGTGATATAGTCTTTGCATGTTGTGACTCGAAAGGTACAATGGAATTTTGACAAGGTGGCAGTTATGCCATCTTCGGTCATGAAGTGACCAAGGTAGGAGTTTTCTATGTGCAAGTTGGTTAGAACTTACGGAGTAGCAGACACCATGAGTTAGCACTTTAAGTTGTGGGTGGTGGGGTGTGTACTTGTGTGTTTGCACCTCATGTACATATCATAACTTTGTATGTTTATTCTTCTCTCCTTTATACAAAAGATAAGCCGCTAGTTGTTCTTGAAAAAAAACTCAAAAACAACATATACATGAGCTTAGCAATTTATTCATTTGACAACCACTACATATTATGAAAAGAGAGATAGGATTTACAAGTATATATGTGATACATCTATGATGACCACATCTAATATGAAATAAATAAGGCGGTTGATGAGAAACTCATGGGCGGGCGATTATACTCACACCTTCCACATGACTAATCGGGTTTACATGAAGTGTTGTAACCATAGAGTCGGATACCCATGCATATCCAAGGCACCATTTTGCGTAGCCGGGTAGAGACATAATGAAGCAGGGCATTATTCGCCGAGTTGGGAATGACCAGTCTACGGATATCGAGGCTGATAATTGCCCCAAAAGAGACTTATCGATGACCAATTGTATCTCTTGTTGTGGACCCACATGTGAAGGCATCTGAGTTATTATCACCAACCACAGCCTCGTGGAACGAAAATGTGGTTCGGAGTGACTTGTTATCCATTGATGCTGATGAGATACTCAGTACAATAGTGTGCACTCGAAACACTACTAATTTTTGGGCATGGCATCCAGACAAGAAAGGTTGATTCACTGTTAGCTCGGCACACAAATTTATGATCAAGACCAAAGTCCATAGAGCAAACTGGATTGAAGGGAGGAGTGGATCCTCCGATAATGTGAGGGAGGAGAAGTCATGGACTTCGCTTTGGAATATCATCATTCCATTGAAGATCGGTATTTTTGTGGAGACTAGGCCGACATTCCCTACCGACCACTGATGTGCTACACAATTGGAACATGGCACAGGCTAACCAATTCCCACTATGTGGAGGGGAAGACTCGTGGCAGCATGCACTTCTTTCATGCACCATGGCCAGATGTACATGTGCACTCTTAGATACAGAACTAGTGGACTGGATGGCAGATAACAAAGAAGCTGCAACAAAGAACTGGATCTTCGAACTTCATGAAATTATGTGCCATGACAACTTCAGTAGGATGGTTGTGACCTTATGAGCTATATGGTATGCAAGGCAGAAGGCTATTCATGAGTCAATCATGGAAAGCCTCATCAAACCTATTCATTTGTCAACTCCTACATCAATGATTTGATGTCGCTACCAAAGCCAAAACCACAACTCAACATCGTCACGAGATAAGCGCTTATACTTCCCAACGCTGGctatgttggggatcgttgcagaaattaaaaaatttctatgcatcaccaagatcaatctatggagtaactagcaacgagagagaggggagtgcatcttcatacccttgaagatcgcgagacggaagcgttgcaagaacgcggatgaaggagtcgtactcgaagcgattcagatcgcggtggattccgatcttagcgccgaacagcggcacctccgcgttcaacacacgtgcagcccggtgatgtctcccgtgccttgatccagcaaggaggagggagaggttgaggaagagggctccaacagcagcatgatggcgtggtggtgatggagtggcagtactccggcagggcttcgccaagctcttgcggaggaggagaggtgttggggaggggaggggctgcgccttggatgtggtgctgcagccctcccctcgcccctctatttataggagaaggaggaaggggggcaggcccctctagatgggatctagaggggggcggcgaccaaggggggagggggcttgccccccaagcaaggggaggcccccccttagggttcccccaaccctaggcgcatgggacctaGGGGGGTGGCACCCAACCCtccaaggggctggttcccttccctctacagcccatgaggccctccgagacagGTGTCCCCTCTCGGTTGActtccggaacccctccggtggccccggtacgataccggtatgcccccgaatatttccggtgaccgtatgacaacttcccatatataaatcttcacctccggaccattccggaactcctcgtgacgtccgagatctcatccgggactccgaacaacattcggtaatcacatacaaatcttcctaataaccctagcatcatcgaaccttaagtgtgtagaccctacgggttcgggaatcacgcagacatgaccgagacagctctccggccaataaccaacatcgggatctggatacccatgttggctcccacatgttcaaggattcaagtaatcccgtatacaattgcctttgtcaatcggtacgttacttgcccgagattcgatcgtcggtatcccaatacctcgttcaatctcattaccggcaagtcactttactcgttacataatgcatgatcccgtgactaaccacttagtcacattgagctcattatgatgatgcattaccgagtgggcccaaagagacCTCTCCTtcagacggagtgacaaattccagtctcgatttgcgccaacccaacagacactttcgaagatacctatagtgcacctttatagtcaccacgttgtgacgtttggtacacccaaagtactcctacagtatccgggagttacacaatctcatggtctaaggaactgatacttgacattagaaaagctttagcaaacaaactacacgatcttgtgctatgcttaggattgggtcttgtccatcacatcattctcctaatgatgtgatcccgttatcaatgacatccaatgtccatagtcagaaaaccatgaccatctgttgatcaatgagctagtcaactagaggctcactagggacatgttgtggtctatgtattcacacaagtatcacggtttccgcttaatacaattatagcatgaataatagacaattatcatgaacaaggaaatataataataatcattttattattgcctctagggcatatttccaatagtctcccacttgcactagagtcaataatctagttacactgtgatgaatcaaacacccatagagttctggtgttgatcatgttttgctcgtggaagaggtttagttaacgaatctacgacattcagatccgtatgcactttgcaaatatctatgtctccatcttgaacattttcacgaatggagttgaagcgacgcttgatgtgcctggtcttcttgtgaaacctgggctccttggcaagggcaatagctccagtgttgtcacagaagagagtgaccggtcccgacgcattgggaataactcctaggtcgctgatgaattccttcatccagattgcttcatgtgctgcccccgaggctgccatgtactccgcttcagatgtagatcccgccacgacgctttgcttgctgctgcacaagcttactgccccaccattcaaaatatacacgtatccggtttgtgacttggagtcatccagatctgtgtcgaagctagcatcgacgtaaccctttacgacgagctcttcgtcacctccataaacgagaaacatatccttagtccttttcaggtacttcaggatattcttgaccgctgtccagtgttccatgccgggattactttagtaccttgctaccaaacctacggcaaggtttacatcaggtctggtacacagcatggcatacataatagaccctatggccgaggcataggggatgacactcatcttttctctatcttctgccgtggtcggggattgagccgagctcaatttcacaccttgcaacacaggcaagaaccccttcttggactgatccatattgaacttcgtcaatatcttgtcaaggtatgtgctttgtgaaagacctatgaggcgtctcgatctatctctatagatcttgatgcctaatatataagcagcttctccaaggtccttcattgaaaaacacttattcaagtaggcctttatgttgtccaaaagttctatatcatttcccatcaaaagtatgtcatccacatataatatgagaaatgctacagagctcccactcactttcttgtaaacgcaggcttctccataagtctgcataaacccaaacgctttgatcatttcatcaaagcgaatgttccaactctgagatgcttgcaccagcccataaatggatcgatggagcttgcataccttgtagcattcttaggatcgacaaaaccttccagctgcatcatatacaattcttctttaagatagctgttaaggaatgtcgttttgacgtccattttccatatctcataataatagtatgcggcaattgctaacatgattcagatggacttcagcttcgctacgggagagaaagtctcatcgtagtcaaccctttgaacttgtcgataacccttagcgacaagtcgagctttatagatggtaacattaccatccacgcctgtcttcttcttaaaactccatttattctctatcgcttgccgatcatcgggcaagtctgtcaaagtccatactttgttttcatacatggatcctatctcggattgcatggcttcaagccatttgttggagtctggatccaccatcgcttcttcatagttcgagggttcaccgttgtctaacaacatgatttccaggacagggttgccataccattctggtgtggaacgtgtccttgtggacctacgaagttcagtagtaacttgatccgaagtaccttgatcatcatcattaacttcctctctagtcggcgcaggcaccacaggaacatcttcttgagttgcgctacttaccggttcaagaggtagtacttcatcaagttccactttcctcccacttacttctttcgagagaaactctttctccagaaaggacccattcttggcaacgaaaatcttgccttcggatctgaggtagaaggtatacccaatggtttccttagggtatcctatgaagacgcatttttccgacttgggttcgagcttttcaggttgaagtttcttgacataagcatcgcatccccaaacttttagaaacgacagcttaggtttcttcccaaaccataattcatacggtattgtctcaacggatttagacggtgccctatttaaagtgaatgcagatgtctctaaagcgtatccccaaaatgatagcggtaaatcggtaagagacatcatagaccgcaccatatccaatagagtgcgattacgacgttcggacacaccgttatgctgaggtgttccaagcggcgtgagttgtgaaacaattccacgtttccttaagtgcgtacaaaactcgtgacttaaaaattctcccccacgatctgatcgtaagaactttatttttctgtcacgttgattctctacctcattctgaaattcgttgaacttttcaaaggtctcagacttgtgtttcattaagtagacatactcatatctacttaagtcatcagtgagggtgagaacataacgatagccaccgcgagcctcaacgctcattggaccgcacacattagtatgtataatttccaataagttgattgctcgctccattgttccggagaacggagtcttggtcattttgcccatgaggcatggttcgcacgtgtcaaatgattcgtaatcaagagactccaaaagtccatctgcatggagcttcttcatgcgtttgacaccaatgtgaccaaggcggcagtgcaacaggtatgtgggactatcattatcaatcttacatcttttggtatccacactatgaatatgtgtaacataacgttcgagattcattaagaataaaccattgaccagcggggcatgaccataaaacatatctctcatataaatagaacaaccattattctcggatttaaatgagtagccatctcgtattaaacgagatccagatacaatgttcatgctcaaagctggcactaattaacaattattgaggtttaaaactaatcccataggtaaatgtagaggtagcgtgccgacggcgatcacatcgaccttggaaccattcccgacgcgcatcgtcacctcgtccttcgctagtctccgcttattccgcagctctgttttgagttacaaatatgagcaaccgcaccggtatcaaatacccaggagctactacgagtattggtaaggtacacatagataacatgtatatcacatatacctttggtgttgccggccttcttatccgctaagtacttggggcagttccgcttccagtgaccgtttcccgtgcaataaaagcactca
Above is a window of Triticum dicoccoides isolate Atlit2015 ecotype Zavitan chromosome 5B, WEW_v2.0, whole genome shotgun sequence DNA encoding:
- the LOC119312078 gene encoding patatin-like protein 3, coding for MEAAPVGPAAAMDVDKLTYEIFSILESKFLFGYDDPKLLFGGGSPHTPAASGKATPPRAQAGKVCILSIDGGGRAADGLLAGAALVRLEASLRRRTGDPKARLADFFDVAAGSGAGGVLAAMLVAHGKDDARPLYSAEDALAFLVRSLRRGWSSSSGSLRALLRRPAGAAAFRKVFGDLTLRDTARPVLVPCYDLATGAPFLFSRADAVEKPAYDFRLRDVCAATCAGSDRSSSAVEVRSCDGSTRIVAVGGGVALGNPTAAAITHVLNNKREFPLASGVEDLLVISIGSGEGEQRPAAGATGGASTSEIVRIAAEGVSDMVDQAVAMAFGHSRTSNYTRIQAMGSPRGGRCAAAAAAKGCVAAEEMLSQKNVESVLFRGKKLAEQTNAEKLERFAHELVKERDRRVGAAAPAVVKQQQPASAADSAAPASYSNLVSQMFTSIL